A window from Ardenticatenales bacterium encodes these proteins:
- a CDS encoding DUF4352 domain-containing protein: MFDSLLEGRRPIYLAIGITVLGLLLLIAFAVLLLRSPDGNKPDETAEATATVSQEETGENTSPVSTSAPDVVVLGISNSATISVTLSTPMTLGVDGEQFGLRAESVPTGERWQPQLVGTNTAVWVYGTVVNYVVGLADTAETRALMDGLAPGDLISLTTRGGAVSQFTFASRDIVPASSPDVFAQHTPGITLVLLGTEGDNRLVVHGRYVVPETTSSSASSVVELGETAQLDNVQITVLGTTHLANEPSTPPGFAFFLVDYELLNVGRDQVDLSRLRLALIDQFGNQYAVNALAGQFGNHPLATGTLGADQRVEATVGYQIPASLNTPTLRWVAQYGESNGKVEVNLPFSRGEDANAAVVTVLQAEVSLDGTSLTLQGQVTNLGAQRLVVEERVVSLSSAGTVYLMFANNPAFPWVVDAGQTIPFTLTFQRPQEATAVLSILNYPFELNGLR; the protein is encoded by the coding sequence TTGTTTGATTCACTGCTTGAAGGGCGACGTCCGATATATCTGGCCATAGGTATCACCGTACTCGGCTTGCTGCTGCTCATTGCCTTTGCGGTACTGCTGCTGCGGTCGCCCGACGGGAACAAGCCGGATGAAACGGCGGAAGCCACGGCAACCGTGAGTCAGGAGGAAACCGGGGAGAACACGTCGCCCGTGAGTACGAGCGCGCCGGACGTGGTGGTGTTGGGTATCAGCAATTCCGCCACCATCAGCGTCACCCTATCCACGCCCATGACGTTGGGGGTAGATGGAGAGCAGTTTGGCCTGCGGGCGGAGTCAGTGCCGACAGGAGAGCGGTGGCAGCCACAGCTTGTGGGAACCAATACGGCGGTGTGGGTCTATGGCACGGTCGTCAATTATGTCGTAGGTCTGGCGGATACGGCGGAGACGCGGGCGCTAATGGACGGATTGGCACCGGGGGACCTGATTTCGCTGACGACGCGCGGGGGGGCTGTCTCCCAATTCACGTTTGCCAGCAGAGATATTGTGCCGGCATCCAGTCCTGACGTTTTCGCGCAGCATACCCCAGGTATCACCCTGGTCCTCTTGGGAACCGAAGGCGACAATCGCCTGGTTGTCCACGGACGTTACGTCGTTCCGGAAACGACCAGCAGCAGCGCCAGCAGCGTCGTCGAACTGGGCGAAACCGCCCAACTGGATAATGTGCAAATCACCGTCCTGGGGACAACCCATCTGGCCAACGAACCCTCCACGCCCCCCGGGTTCGCCTTCTTCCTCGTGGACTACGAACTGCTCAATGTAGGACGAGATCAGGTGGACCTCAGCCGTTTACGCCTCGCTCTCATCGACCAGTTTGGCAACCAATACGCCGTAAATGCCCTGGCGGGTCAGTTCGGCAACCATCCCCTGGCAACCGGCACGCTGGGCGCGGACCAGCGCGTGGAAGCCACCGTCGGCTACCAGATACCGGCCAGCCTGAATACGCCCACGCTCCGTTGGGTGGCGCAGTATGGCGAAAGCAACGGCAAAGTGGAGGTTAATCTCCCGTTCAGCCGCGGCGAAGACGCCAATGCCGCCGTGGTGACGGTGCTGCAAGCGGAGGTGAGTCTGGATGGAACCAGCCTGACGCTGCAAGGGCAGGTGACGAATCTGGGTGCGCAGCGGCTTGTGGTGGAGGAACGGGTTGTGTCGCTGTCCAGTGCCGGCACGGTCTATCTGATGTTCGCCAATAATCCCGCGTTCCCCTGGGTTGTGGATGCCGGGCAGACTATCCCCTTCACGCTCACGTTCCAGCGCCCGCAGGAAGCCACCGCCGTCCTTTCCATTCTCAACTACCCATTTGAATTAAATGGGCTGCGATAG
- a CDS encoding HIT domain-containing protein, producing MTTIFGKIIRGEIPADIVYQDEWVTAFRDIHPQAPVHILIVPNKEIPTVNDLTEEDALVAGRMVLAARQLARQEGIAADGYRLMINCNRHGGQEVFHLHMHLLGGRPLGPMLQQ from the coding sequence ATGACCACCATTTTTGGCAAAATAATCCGGGGAGAAATTCCCGCGGACATCGTTTACCAGGACGAATGGGTCACCGCGTTTCGGGACATTCACCCGCAGGCTCCCGTTCATATCTTGATCGTGCCCAACAAGGAAATTCCCACCGTCAACGACCTCACGGAAGAGGATGCGCTGGTGGCCGGGCGCATGGTGTTGGCCGCGCGACAGTTGGCGCGGCAGGAAGGTATCGCCGCCGATGGCTACCGCCTGATGATCAACTGCAATCGGCATGGCGGGCAGGAGGTGTTTCACCTGCATATGCACCTGCTCGGCGGGCGCCCGCTGGGCCCCATGCTGCAGCAGTAG
- a CDS encoding YdeI/OmpD-associated family protein, protein MKQPGSRLQRPRQPMPDFVREALLRADLMTAYEARPPYQRNDYLGWINRARREETRQKRLAQMLDELASGDRYMNMPYRTQSDAGGG, encoded by the coding sequence ATGAAGCAGCCAGGCTCACGCCTACAGCGCCCCCGGCAACCCATGCCAGATTTCGTGCGCGAGGCGCTGCTGCGCGCCGACCTGATGACGGCTTACGAAGCCCGCCCGCCCTACCAGCGGAACGATTATCTGGGCTGGATCAACCGCGCCAGACGGGAAGAGACGCGGCAAAAACGGCTGGCGCAAATGCTGGACGAACTCGCCAGCGGGGACCGATATATGAACATGCCTTATCGTACTCAATCCGATGCCGGTGGGGGATAA
- a CDS encoding PPC domain-containing protein: MNQPLRPRLLRLTIGLLAVAIPLIALISVQVTPSAAYVPPPSPQSETNHPLFSVDTISETETAIAGTQTVIAATQTAAASATSVAQTLTAFPATQTAVAGTQTAIAATQTAAARPTGTAQFGDIFEPNNTLQTAYTIAAGAVTSQITLWPLGDLDYFRFYAKAGSAYQILTRDLTGDLDTILRAYNTQGAEIAQNDDYRFGFRDSQVTIQTPIDGYYFIRVENKAPTDPINKTYAVEIKEVQPPTATPTQTAIPSTDPCDTNGNNNFSFDTACLLVADAAADTYDFVPVNRNVQDNDYFRMWVRQGNFYTCLTDALGPFNDTNLIIYDQNRQGIAGNNDRDPVAGDIRSEVTYYATYTGWLYLLVGPVYPPEYNLASQYTYTFACTSAFVTPTPPATATPTPRPTSAGGGGGFVPPANTATPTPSPSPLPQAFPTVPVLVTEPPTPRPVVGIVPLPTPTAAAPPQQSLSLNVTIYYDENVNFTPELTEGIMDVAVVLYDNGTGQLLALGSTNEAGSIHFGPLAVTGAVRLEVPFLGYSQVIVSNEPDIQLRVAPTNLPGLIP, encoded by the coding sequence ATGAATCAACCTTTGCGCCCCCGTTTGCTTCGCCTGACTATCGGCCTTCTGGCTGTGGCCATCCCGTTGATAGCGTTGATTTCCGTGCAGGTGACGCCCAGCGCCGCTTACGTGCCGCCTCCCAGCCCACAAAGCGAAACGAATCACCCCCTGTTTTCGGTCGATACAATTAGCGAGACGGAGACGGCTATTGCCGGCACACAGACCGTCATTGCCGCCACCCAAACCGCCGCCGCCTCGGCCACTTCCGTGGCGCAAACGCTCACCGCCTTCCCCGCTACACAGACAGCGGTTGCCGGCACGCAAACCGCCATCGCCGCCACCCAGACCGCCGCCGCCCGCCCCACCGGCACGGCCCAATTTGGCGACATCTTTGAACCCAACAACACCCTGCAAACCGCATATACCATCGCCGCCGGCGCCGTCACTTCGCAAATCACCCTGTGGCCGCTGGGCGATCTGGACTATTTCCGCTTCTACGCCAAAGCAGGCTCCGCCTACCAGATTCTTACGCGCGACCTGACCGGCGATCTGGACACTATTTTGCGCGCCTACAATACACAGGGCGCGGAGATTGCCCAAAATGATGATTACCGCTTCGGCTTCCGCGATTCCCAGGTGACAATTCAAACACCCATTGATGGCTATTACTTCATCCGCGTGGAAAACAAAGCCCCAACGGACCCCATTAACAAAACATACGCCGTGGAAATCAAGGAAGTGCAGCCCCCCACGGCCACGCCGACGCAGACGGCCATTCCGTCCACCGACCCTTGCGATACGAATGGAAACAACAACTTCTCTTTTGACACCGCCTGCCTGCTGGTGGCGGATGCGGCGGCGGATACGTATGACTTTGTTCCCGTGAACCGCAATGTGCAGGACAACGACTATTTCCGCATGTGGGTACGGCAGGGGAATTTTTACACCTGTCTTACGGACGCGCTGGGGCCGTTCAACGACACGAATTTGATCATTTACGACCAGAATCGGCAGGGAATTGCCGGCAATAATGACCGCGATCCCGTTGCCGGCGACATCCGCAGCGAAGTCACCTATTACGCCACCTATACCGGCTGGCTCTACCTCCTGGTCGGCCCTGTCTATCCTCCCGAATACAATCTCGCCAGCCAGTATACCTACACCTTCGCCTGCACGTCCGCATTTGTCACGCCGACGCCGCCGGCGACCGCCACCCCTACGCCGCGTCCCACTTCCGCGGGCGGTGGCGGTGGTTTCGTGCCTCCGGCAAACACGGCCACCCCCACCCCATCTCCGTCGCCCCTGCCACAAGCGTTCCCCACGGTTCCTGTTTTGGTGACGGAGCCGCCCACACCGCGCCCTGTCGTAGGCATTGTGCCGCTGCCCACCCCTACGGCTGCCGCACCGCCGCAGCAGTCGCTCTCGCTGAATGTGACCATCTACTACGATGAGAATGTGAATTTCACGCCCGAATTGACCGAAGGTATCATGGACGTGGCCGTGGTTTTGTATGATAATGGCACGGGGCAGTTGTTGGCGTTGGGTTCGACCAATGAAGCCGGGTCCATTCATTTTGGCCCGTTGGCGGTCACGGGCGCGGTGCGCCTGGAAGTGCCGTTCCTGGGTTACAGTCAGGTTATTGTCAGTAACGAGCCAGATATTCAACTGCGCGTGGCTCCCACGAACTTACCGGGGTTGATACCCTGA
- a CDS encoding ATP-dependent Clp protease proteolytic subunit, which translates to MNIPTSLVPMVVENTGRGERAYDIFSLLLKERIIMLGTPINDQIANLIVAQLLYLASDDPTKPIRLYINSPGGAVYAGLAIYDTIQQIECPVSTVAVGFAASFGTVLLTAGTKGMRYALPNATIHMHQPLGGAQGQASDIAIQANEILRLRKSLNGILAYHTGQSIETIEHDTDRDVFMTAQQAKEYGLVDEVLQHVDRIPS; encoded by the coding sequence ATGAACATTCCTACTTCATTGGTCCCCATGGTTGTGGAAAACACGGGTCGGGGCGAACGTGCCTACGACATTTTCTCGCTCCTGTTGAAAGAGCGTATCATTATGTTGGGGACGCCTATCAATGATCAGATTGCCAATCTCATTGTGGCGCAGCTTCTTTATCTCGCCAGCGACGATCCCACCAAACCCATTCGCCTGTACATCAACTCCCCCGGTGGCGCGGTTTACGCGGGTCTGGCAATTTACGACACCATCCAGCAAATCGAATGCCCCGTGTCCACGGTGGCCGTGGGCTTCGCCGCCAGTTTTGGCACCGTGCTGCTCACCGCGGGGACGAAGGGGATGCGCTACGCCCTACCCAACGCCACCATCCATATGCATCAGCCGCTTGGCGGCGCGCAAGGGCAGGCCAGCGACATCGCCATCCAGGCCAACGAGATTTTGCGCCTGCGCAAGAGCCTCAATGGCATTCTTGCCTACCACACCGGCCAGTCCATCGAGACCATCGAACACGACACCGACCGTGACGTCTTCATGACGGCACAGCAGGCAAAAGAGTACGGCCTGGTGGATGAGGTCTTGCAGCACGTTGACAGGATTCCCTCCTGA
- the tig gene encoding trigger factor has product MIVIQIIKKEEDDQRQLHITVEVPEQEVQKELRVTARKLSRQMRFPGFRPGKVPYPVILNRVGEDTLRAEALEDMLDPLFRQVRAEVEEEPYLQAEVSSMELNPMQVSFIFPLQPVVQLGDYRALREDITSVTVTEAEVDAILQDIRERHSVAETVERPADFDDIITVTGLGFLVDENGEEGETFWTPNDNDLLLDNNRQDFGGEFVMHLIGTVAGDEKQFTITLPENFLPEEYAGKLAQFTLSITAVKQRELPDLDDELAQEEGDFETLDELRAAIRNDLLKYKTEDARNTNLTKLVEHVRESGVLIYPPAAVQREIDHRIEELQEQVQRTGWKWEDYVTSTHQNEQNLRQKLYEVAQEQLEFGLIMRQFIHDEMLRVTTREMAEQANKRLEGIDEQMRGFLFEYLTQGRGSESVANEVLLDKVHERLKAIFGGTAPDLEELRALAEAEEEE; this is encoded by the coding sequence ATGATCGTGATTCAAATAATCAAGAAAGAAGAAGATGACCAGCGACAACTGCACATCACGGTGGAAGTTCCTGAGCAGGAGGTGCAGAAGGAACTGCGCGTAACGGCGCGCAAACTGAGTCGTCAAATGCGCTTCCCCGGCTTCCGTCCGGGCAAAGTACCCTATCCGGTCATTTTGAATCGCGTGGGCGAAGACACCCTGCGTGCCGAGGCTTTGGAGGATATGTTGGACCCTCTTTTCCGGCAAGTGCGCGCGGAAGTGGAAGAAGAGCCATACCTGCAAGCGGAAGTGAGTAGCATGGAATTGAACCCGATGCAGGTTTCTTTCATCTTTCCCTTGCAGCCCGTGGTTCAACTTGGCGACTATCGCGCGCTCCGCGAAGATATCACCTCGGTGACGGTGACGGAGGCGGAAGTCGATGCGATTTTACAGGACATCCGCGAGCGACACAGTGTCGCGGAAACCGTCGAACGCCCCGCGGATTTCGATGACATCATCACGGTTACAGGTCTGGGCTTCCTGGTGGATGAAAATGGGGAAGAGGGCGAGACGTTTTGGACACCGAACGACAATGATTTGCTGCTGGACAACAATCGCCAGGACTTTGGTGGTGAGTTCGTCATGCACCTCATTGGGACAGTGGCAGGGGATGAGAAGCAGTTTACGATAACGCTTCCTGAGAATTTCTTGCCGGAGGAATATGCCGGCAAACTCGCCCAATTCACCCTCTCTATCACCGCCGTCAAGCAGCGAGAACTCCCCGATCTCGATGACGAACTGGCCCAGGAAGAAGGGGATTTTGAAACCCTGGACGAACTACGCGCCGCCATACGAAACGACTTGTTGAAATACAAAACCGAGGATGCGCGCAACACCAACCTGACTAAACTGGTCGAACACGTCCGGGAAAGTGGCGTTCTCATCTACCCGCCGGCTGCCGTACAACGCGAAATTGACCACCGCATTGAGGAGCTGCAGGAACAAGTACAGCGCACCGGTTGGAAATGGGAAGATTATGTCACATCAACCCATCAAAATGAACAAAACCTGCGGCAAAAACTGTATGAGGTCGCCCAAGAGCAACTAGAATTCGGGTTGATCATGCGCCAATTCATCCATGACGAAATGCTACGAGTGACCACGCGGGAAATGGCCGAGCAGGCCAACAAGCGGCTAGAAGGCATTGATGAACAAATGCGGGGATTCCTGTTTGAATATCTGACGCAAGGGCGCGGCAGCGAATCGGTCGCTAATGAAGTACTTCTGGACAAGGTACACGAACGCTTGAAAGCAATTTTCGGCGGAACCGCCCCAGACCTGGAAGAGTTACGGGCGCTGGCAGAAGCCGAAGAGGAAGAATAG
- a CDS encoding DUF389 domain-containing protein: MRIIDGPRIEGKAWRALVLLAPGQDLGLTWVLGHHLARANGQLITAVLLKQADEPAVSRARATLAQAEAACQEQVTHYPLLIEAEDRSKALSKLVQDADIDLVLTRADVESWINLNQLPCHVAVVRGQIYGQNVLSTDAESGRPAPPPLNHILVPTAGGPNTVDALNFLLPLTPRTAITALYVATPYEGSTAEAGGLARLRQMLQFVDAGERITPKVVSAPTAVSGIVDEANGDYDLVIMGASRESSIDKALFGNIVDTVVRQSKKPVVVVRQASNLLGNWSNRLAWGLQRVFQRKTLSERVQIYSRIRRNARPDTDFFTLIMLSAGIAALGLLLNSPAVIIGAMLVAPLMSPIVGTGMAIVLGDARFLRLSVGAVLRGAFWAVVVGFLIGLLRPFSPLTPEILSRTAPTLLDLGVALLAGMAGAYALCESDAAGALPGVAIAAALVPPLSSAGIALANAIFTDTPFRLGLGALLLFSTNFIAITSAAILVFLALGFRPTVTQKERRSVQVRTVRLALVLLAAISVLLGLITYSLAQATAIQTQIRQVTTARVAEIPGAELVDVSIGSLEDSILNLTIVTRATQPITHEEVVHLQEAIGTDLQREVALELTVIDVTKLDPFTPPTLTPTPTATNTNTPGPTPTETATPTLTPTPTSTATPTPTASLTPSSTPTETATPSPTATPTPTETPTPTPRLATVTYPYGLNLRAAPDSTSALLAFLPQGTTVILLDETTTVDNVTWQAVIYDEQQGWLLAAYLEATP, translated from the coding sequence ATGAGGATTATTGACGGACCTCGTATCGAAGGCAAGGCATGGCGGGCGCTGGTTCTGCTCGCGCCAGGGCAAGACCTGGGGTTGACATGGGTGCTGGGCCATCATCTGGCGCGCGCCAACGGGCAACTCATCACGGCTGTGCTGCTGAAACAGGCGGATGAGCCTGCCGTCAGCCGTGCGCGGGCGACCCTGGCGCAGGCGGAAGCCGCCTGCCAGGAACAGGTCACGCATTATCCCTTGCTAATTGAGGCGGAAGATCGCAGTAAGGCACTGTCCAAGCTGGTCCAGGATGCGGATATTGACCTGGTGCTGACACGGGCAGATGTAGAGAGTTGGATTAACCTCAATCAGCTTCCCTGTCATGTCGCCGTCGTACGGGGTCAGATTTACGGACAAAATGTACTGAGTACGGATGCCGAGAGTGGCCGTCCGGCTCCCCCGCCGTTGAATCATATCCTTGTGCCCACGGCGGGCGGTCCAAATACGGTAGACGCACTCAACTTTTTGCTACCGTTGACGCCACGCACGGCCATCACGGCGCTGTACGTCGCCACGCCATACGAAGGCTCCACGGCGGAGGCGGGTGGCTTGGCGCGGTTGCGCCAGATGCTGCAATTCGTGGACGCCGGCGAACGCATCACGCCCAAAGTGGTTTCCGCGCCGACAGCGGTGAGCGGCATCGTGGATGAAGCCAATGGGGATTATGATCTGGTGATTATGGGGGCCAGCCGCGAAAGTTCCATTGACAAGGCGCTGTTTGGCAATATCGTGGACACGGTCGTGCGCCAGAGCAAGAAACCCGTGGTGGTGGTGCGTCAAGCCAGTAACTTGCTGGGTAATTGGAGTAATCGATTGGCCTGGGGGTTGCAGCGGGTTTTTCAGCGAAAGACGCTGAGTGAACGGGTGCAGATTTATTCGCGTATTCGCCGCAACGCGCGCCCGGACACAGATTTCTTCACGCTGATTATGCTTTCTGCCGGCATTGCCGCCCTGGGATTACTCTTAAACAGCCCCGCCGTGATCATTGGGGCCATGCTGGTGGCCCCCCTCATGTCCCCCATCGTAGGCACGGGCATGGCCATCGTCCTCGGCGACGCCCGCTTCCTGCGCCTCTCCGTGGGCGCGGTGCTGCGGGGCGCGTTCTGGGCGGTGGTCGTGGGCTTCCTCATCGGCCTGCTGCGCCCCTTCTCCCCCCTCACGCCGGAAATCCTCTCCCGTACCGCGCCCACACTGCTTGACCTGGGGGTGGCGCTGCTGGCGGGGATGGCAGGCGCATATGCGTTGTGCGAGTCAGATGCGGCAGGGGCGCTACCGGGCGTGGCGATTGCGGCGGCGTTGGTCCCTCCTTTGTCCAGTGCCGGCATTGCCCTCGCCAACGCCATCTTCACCGACACCCCCTTTCGCCTCGGCCTCGGCGCCCTTCTCCTCTTCTCCACCAACTTCATCGCCATCACCTCCGCCGCCATCCTCGTCTTCCTCGCCCTCGGCTTCCGCCCCACCGTCACTCAAAAAGAACGACGCTCCGTCCAGGTGCGCACCGTGCGCCTCGCCCTTGTCCTCCTCGCTGCCATCTCCGTCCTGCTTGGCCTCATCACCTACAGCCTCGCCCAGGCCACCGCCATCCAGACCCAGATTCGCCAGGTCACCACCGCCCGCGTCGCCGAAATCCCCGGCGCCGAGTTAGTAGACGTCAGCATCGGCAGCCTCGAAGACAGCATCCTCAACTTGACCATTGTGACACGCGCCACCCAGCCCATCACCCATGAGGAGGTCGTCCACCTGCAAGAAGCCATCGGCACGGATTTGCAGCGCGAAGTCGCTTTAGAACTAACCGTCATTGACGTCACCAAGTTAGACCCCTTCACACCGCCAACGCTCACCCCAACGCCCACCGCCACCAACACCAACACGCCCGGCCCCACGCCCACGGAAACGGCCACACCTACCCTCACCCCCACACCAACGAGCACGGCCACCCCGACGCCCACCGCCAGCCTCACCCCCAGCTCCACGCCCACCGAAACCGCCACTCCCTCGCCCACAGCCACCCCCACGCCTACGGAAACGCCCACCCCTACACCTCGCCTCGCCACCGTCACCTACCCCTACGGCCTCAACCTGCGCGCCGCACCCGATTCCACCTCCGCCCTGCTGGCCTTCCTCCCCCAGGGCACAACCGTCATCCTCCTGGACGAAACCACAACCGTGGACAACGTCACCTGGCAAGCCGTCATCTACGATGAACAGCAAGGATGGCTGCTGGCGGCATACCTCGAAGCCACCCCCTGA
- a CDS encoding YcaQ family DNA glycosylase, producing the protein MSLTIDELRRRAITNTLFPSTTLPAAVSMLGFVQADPIAAPARAQDLVLRHRVVGYKAGDLERHYPGSILEEDNLHVYGFLPRRTLAWLHPRPQHAWRAEREHPGLADEVLAFVRANAPCHHRHLEAHFKSARTRGSWGTQARATTRLLDMLHYRGRLRVARREGNLRYYEAAPPPDSAYDAEARLRHLVLVVIKLYTPITEYTLRDLVNRLRHDIPGVKNHRKVVARMVEQGDLIRAEVDGIGYVWPATATAPAAGAVDEQVRLLAPFDPVVYDRKRFEHLWGWPYRFEAYTPAAKRQWGHYALPLLWRDAVIGWANVSVADGRMAAEVGFVAGRPAEVAFARELDAELARMAEFLGVAEGEVK; encoded by the coding sequence ATGAGCTTAACGATTGACGAACTGCGCCGCCGCGCAATCACGAATACACTTTTCCCATCGACAACGCTGCCGGCAGCTGTTTCGATGCTTGGCTTTGTGCAGGCGGACCCCATTGCCGCCCCCGCGCGGGCGCAAGACCTGGTGCTGCGCCACCGCGTCGTCGGCTACAAGGCGGGCGACCTGGAACGTCACTATCCTGGTTCGATCCTGGAGGAAGACAACCTGCACGTCTACGGTTTTCTCCCCCGGCGCACCCTGGCGTGGCTCCATCCCCGCCCACAGCACGCATGGCGGGCGGAGCGCGAGCATCCGGGACTGGCGGACGAAGTGCTGGCGTTTGTGCGGGCCAATGCTCCCTGTCACCATCGCCACCTGGAAGCGCATTTTAAGAGCGCGCGCACGCGAGGAAGTTGGGGTACACAGGCCAGGGCCACTACCCGCTTGTTGGACATGCTTCATTATCGCGGGCGATTGCGCGTCGCTCGCCGTGAAGGCAATCTGCGTTACTACGAAGCCGCGCCGCCGCCGGATAGCGCCTACGACGCGGAAGCGCGCCTGCGCCATCTGGTGCTGGTGGTGATAAAACTGTATACGCCTATCACGGAGTACACGCTACGCGACCTGGTGAACCGGCTACGGCACGACATCCCGGGCGTGAAGAACCACCGCAAAGTGGTGGCCCGAATGGTAGAACAAGGCGATCTGATTCGCGCGGAAGTGGACGGCATCGGCTACGTCTGGCCCGCGACCGCGACCGCGCCCGCCGCGGGTGCGGTGGACGAGCAAGTGCGCCTCCTGGCTCCCTTCGACCCCGTTGTGTATGACCGCAAGCGGTTTGAACATCTCTGGGGCTGGCCCTACCGCTTTGAGGCATACACGCCAGCGGCAAAGCGGCAGTGGGGGCATTACGCGCTGCCGCTGCTGTGGCGGGACGCCGTCATCGGCTGGGCCAATGTGTCTGTGGCGGATGGGCGCATGGCGGCGGAGGTGGGCTTTGTCGCCGGACGCCCCGCGGAAGTCGCCTTTGCGCGCGAACTGGACGCAGAACTGGCGCGCATGGCCGAATTCCTGGGCGTGGCGGAGGGGGAAGTCAAATGA
- a CDS encoding NUDIX domain-containing protein, with translation MKDTTLTVGAYGIVVDEYGQVLMVRRDDSRTWAPPGGGVDADEMPPDAAAREVEEETGLKVLPLRLIGLHYMRLWRNEYLSFGFRCLRRGGELTPSRETPAVGFYNPAQPPGRIASSHRQRLIRGLTHDGAQPYWGTQRPALNTTLTRGLLLPFVYRYMDWQRWRRGEPPYRKPRGWTIETRLIARNVADEVLWLRADDGLWRLPVGYRARREAPWDAATRVMAGWNVPAQLEHFAGATVAAHNHMTLAFTTTTLTRLPRVQDDQEAAFFPIAQPPSEAMPAHLTTLQHATQPPPLYFHRQKT, from the coding sequence ATGAAGGATACGACCCTGACAGTGGGCGCGTATGGAATTGTGGTGGATGAGTACGGGCAGGTGCTGATGGTGCGGCGGGATGATTCGCGCACGTGGGCGCCGCCCGGCGGCGGGGTGGACGCGGACGAGATGCCCCCGGATGCCGCCGCGCGCGAGGTGGAGGAGGAGACCGGTTTGAAGGTGCTGCCCTTGCGCCTGATTGGCCTTCATTACATGCGCCTCTGGCGGAATGAGTACCTGTCCTTTGGCTTTCGCTGCCTGCGGCGCGGCGGAGAATTGACCCCCTCGCGGGAAACGCCCGCCGTGGGTTTCTACAATCCGGCGCAGCCCCCCGGACGCATCGCTTCCAGCCACCGGCAGCGACTGATACGTGGCCTGACGCACGATGGCGCGCAACCTTATTGGGGCACGCAGCGTCCGGCGCTGAACACGACTTTGACGCGCGGTCTGTTACTGCCGTTTGTTTATCGGTACATGGATTGGCAGCGGTGGCGGCGGGGCGAGCCGCCGTACCGGAAGCCACGCGGCTGGACGATAGAAACGCGCTTGATTGCGCGTAACGTGGCGGATGAGGTGTTGTGGCTGCGGGCTGATGATGGGTTATGGCGGCTGCCGGTTGGCTACCGGGCGCGGCGGGAAGCGCCCTGGGATGCGGCGACGCGGGTGATGGCGGGTTGGAATGTGCCGGCACAACTGGAACATTTCGCGGGAGCAACTGTCGCCGCGCACAATCACATGACGCTTGCTTTTACGACAACAACGCTTACGCGGCTTCCCCGTGTGCAGGACGACCAGGAAGCAGCGTTTTTCCCCATAGCGCAGCCGCCGTCGGAGGCAATGCCGGCACACCTCACCACCCTCCAGCACGCCACACAACCTCCCCCCCTCTACTTCCACCGCCAGAAAACGTGA